A portion of the Kiritimatiellia bacterium genome contains these proteins:
- a CDS encoding ComEC/Rec2 family competence protein produces MASLTPSAAPAPRRPLVGVALMWTAGLGLAHLWPQIPPPAAMVTAGIAALLAAALARRGRGAVCLVHVAVLSTAISHGLLARPEHRPDTLAARLLRPAQFVELTLRLDSPPVRLPGEGSGPSRWRCWGIVEAIRSTESGWQSASGRVEVWMATEPTGPQPAYGDRWRVGAVARRGEDGRLRLSVRGPADLLARNAGSRWRAWCYAQRERARAALRRGIEDWTGPAEIIPAMVLGYREEVLPELRERFLRTGTAHIFAISGLHVGIFSVVLAAALRTVGCPRRWWGVALIPMLAVYTVATGASVSALRAFAIAAVWWLAPVLRRRPDLPSALAAAALAILGPAPSQIAEPGFWYSFLVVAGLAALTPPLETAARTLLGTAADDALVDSATPHWRSALRAVGGWLGRLAAASCAAWIASAPLTAHTGNQISPASLPGNLIVIPASFLIVLTGCISLVAGLASEALAVTFNHANAAICAGLVRAVDTLFELPGSYMAVTSPPLWAVLLIYAAITGLQVFEGRVRLALVGAAAAIAVAGATRYLTDDRARIAFAPADLAPAILLNVPGERGDWLIGPGPAWTAERLIRWLRSCGVDRLDAIVLPALDADHAGAAPAVLERIPTRRILLPTGRSPSPVARQLLERWAREGRELVPLAAGDTGECPGGIVWDVWHPPPGVSYPRTADGALWLRVARGGRAVLLAGRATPAQISSLTRIPVDPAASVVVLERVATKEDQAWLHTLGARTLVEHRNDASRPFPPHGELPLPP; encoded by the coding sequence ATGGCGTCGCTGACACCGTCTGCAGCACCGGCCCCGCGACGTCCCCTCGTTGGCGTCGCGCTGATGTGGACCGCCGGTCTGGGTCTTGCACACCTCTGGCCGCAGATCCCGCCCCCCGCGGCGATGGTCACCGCCGGCATAGCGGCCCTGTTGGCAGCGGCGCTTGCCCGACGCGGGCGCGGCGCGGTGTGTCTCGTTCACGTGGCCGTGCTCAGCACCGCGATCTCGCACGGGCTGCTCGCCCGGCCGGAGCACCGGCCGGACACGCTTGCCGCGCGGCTGCTACGGCCGGCGCAATTCGTCGAGCTCACCCTGCGGTTGGACTCGCCGCCGGTTCGGCTGCCCGGCGAGGGATCCGGCCCGTCTCGCTGGCGGTGCTGGGGCATCGTCGAAGCCATCCGGTCCACCGAGTCGGGCTGGCAGTCTGCTTCCGGTCGCGTAGAGGTGTGGATGGCCACCGAGCCCACAGGCCCGCAACCCGCCTATGGCGATCGCTGGCGGGTGGGAGCGGTCGCGCGGCGGGGCGAGGACGGACGGCTGCGGCTTTCCGTGCGGGGGCCGGCAGATCTGCTGGCGCGAAACGCGGGCTCGCGATGGCGCGCCTGGTGCTACGCGCAGCGCGAACGCGCACGTGCCGCGCTGCGCCGTGGAATCGAAGATTGGACCGGGCCGGCCGAGATCATCCCCGCGATGGTGCTCGGCTATCGTGAAGAAGTGCTGCCCGAGCTGCGCGAGAGGTTTCTGCGCACCGGAACCGCCCACATTTTTGCGATCAGTGGGCTGCACGTGGGCATCTTCTCGGTGGTGCTCGCCGCCGCATTGCGAACGGTTGGCTGCCCGCGCCGATGGTGGGGCGTGGCCCTGATCCCGATGCTGGCCGTGTACACGGTCGCGACCGGCGCGTCGGTCAGTGCGCTGCGCGCGTTTGCGATCGCGGCAGTCTGGTGGCTGGCCCCCGTGCTGCGCCGCCGCCCTGACCTGCCCTCAGCACTGGCCGCCGCCGCGCTCGCGATCCTCGGACCGGCACCATCGCAGATCGCGGAACCAGGATTTTGGTATTCGTTCCTCGTGGTCGCCGGACTGGCGGCGCTGACGCCTCCCCTCGAAACAGCCGCCCGGACGTTGCTGGGTACCGCGGCCGACGACGCGTTGGTGGACTCCGCCACCCCACACTGGCGTTCCGCCCTTCGGGCCGTTGGCGGGTGGCTCGGCCGGCTCGCCGCCGCCTCCTGCGCGGCGTGGATCGCCTCTGCACCGCTCACCGCGCACACCGGCAACCAAATCTCGCCCGCCTCGCTGCCGGGCAACCTGATCGTGATTCCCGCGTCGTTTCTGATCGTGCTGACCGGCTGCATCTCGCTGGTCGCGGGGCTCGCGTCCGAAGCGCTCGCGGTGACGTTCAATCACGCGAACGCGGCGATCTGCGCGGGACTTGTGCGTGCAGTGGATACGCTGTTCGAACTGCCCGGCAGTTACATGGCGGTCACCTCGCCGCCGTTGTGGGCGGTGCTGCTGATCTACGCGGCGATTACAGGACTCCAAGTGTTCGAAGGGCGTGTCCGCCTCGCGCTGGTGGGTGCGGCCGCCGCCATTGCGGTCGCCGGAGCGACCCGCTACCTCACCGACGATCGCGCGCGCATTGCATTTGCGCCGGCGGACCTGGCTCCGGCCATCCTGCTGAACGTTCCCGGCGAGCGCGGAGACTGGTTGATCGGGCCGGGCCCCGCGTGGACCGCAGAACGGCTGATCCGGTGGTTGCGGTCCTGCGGCGTGGACCGGCTTGACGCGATCGTGCTCCCCGCGCTCGATGCGGACCATGCGGGCGCCGCGCCAGCCGTGCTGGAGCGCATCCCAACGCGCCGGATTCTGCTGCCCACCGGTCGATCCCCCTCGCCCGTTGCCCGCCAGCTTCTGGAACGATGGGCGCGCGAGGGACGTGAACTGGTTCCGCTGGCCGCCGGCGACACGGGCGAGTGCCCGGGCGGTATCGTGTGGGACGTCTGGCATCCCCCGCCTGGCGTCTCCTACCCCCGAACAGCGGACGGAGCACTGTGGCTGCGCGTGGCCCGTGGCGGGCGCGCGGTCCTCCTGGCGGGGCGCGCGACACCGGCGCAAATCAGCAGCCTCACCCGTATTCCCGTTGACCCCGCCGCATCGGTTGTCGTCCTCGAACGCGTTGCGACAAAGGAGGATCAAGCGTGGCTTCACACCTTGGGCGCCCGCACCCTCGTCGAGCACCGCAATGACGCAAGCCGCCCCTTCCCCCCCCACGGCGAGCTGCCGCTCCCCCCGTGA
- a CDS encoding tetratricopeptide repeat protein → MPAKRFQGLDAVRELVARRGRRAVRLQQRRACGRAADLCDGTISSILWAGSKGPMSPNTKGIYTASGQAAGGGEIPPPRRPFRIWWDIATPAERWSAVFVIFSITVLIGILVGIAWYQHEQITRFRRRGELGAGGEKRAPKISFVSPIELDASGRLHFDELEDAAAEPSPLEPPTDITSVTPAAILQTAIWLRRAERAAAEQEWAGALTAYEEASKIFPESVRIREQLGLCQLRERDYAGAAATFGWLAERRPNAAGIWNNLGVAEAGRDRYEEAQAAFERALAVDSTHRFAARNLAVLAYRRGEMARAVEALSTVLQRDPDDFEAALMCSVALLRTGRHAEAVARLEDLASRSPSAPVWFYLAEARARLGQNGTALQALDRAVAMVDARTAIAWLNRPEMDRLRGDPEFQKRWSKIASDTP, encoded by the coding sequence GTGCCGGCGAAACGCTTCCAAGGTTTGGACGCGGTTCGCGAGCTGGTGGCGCGGCGGGGCCGGCGGGCGGTACGGCTGCAACAGCGGCGAGCGTGCGGGAGAGCCGCCGATTTGTGCGACGGCACCATCAGCAGTATACTCTGGGCCGGCAGCAAGGGACCGATGTCTCCGAACACGAAAGGAATCTACACGGCGTCGGGCCAGGCGGCCGGTGGGGGGGAGATTCCGCCGCCGCGTCGGCCGTTTCGGATTTGGTGGGACATCGCAACGCCCGCCGAGCGATGGTCGGCGGTGTTCGTCATCTTTTCTATCACCGTGCTGATTGGGATCCTAGTTGGCATTGCATGGTATCAACACGAACAGATCACGCGGTTCCGGCGGCGGGGCGAGTTAGGGGCCGGAGGGGAGAAGCGCGCGCCGAAGATTTCGTTTGTATCGCCGATCGAGTTGGACGCGTCGGGCCGACTCCACTTTGACGAGCTTGAGGATGCGGCGGCCGAGCCCTCACCACTCGAGCCGCCGACGGACATCACGTCGGTGACGCCGGCGGCGATCTTGCAGACGGCGATATGGTTGCGACGGGCGGAGCGTGCGGCCGCGGAGCAGGAATGGGCAGGGGCATTGACGGCGTACGAAGAGGCCTCAAAGATTTTTCCGGAGTCCGTTCGTATCCGGGAGCAACTGGGGCTCTGCCAGCTACGGGAGCGCGATTACGCCGGCGCGGCGGCCACGTTCGGCTGGCTGGCGGAGCGCCGCCCGAACGCGGCGGGCATCTGGAACAATCTCGGCGTCGCCGAAGCGGGGCGGGACCGTTATGAGGAGGCGCAGGCGGCGTTCGAGCGGGCGTTGGCGGTGGATTCGACACACCGCTTTGCGGCGCGAAATCTGGCGGTGCTCGCCTACCGGCGGGGTGAGATGGCGCGCGCAGTGGAAGCACTCTCCACGGTGCTGCAACGGGATCCCGACGATTTCGAAGCCGCACTCATGTGTTCGGTTGCGCTGCTGAGAACAGGGCGGCATGCGGAGGCCGTGGCACGGCTTGAGGATCTCGCGAGTCGTTCGCCGTCTGCGCCGGTCTGGTTTTACCTCGCGGAGGCACGCGCCCGACTGGGGCAGAACGGCACCGCGCTGCAGGCGCTGGATCGGGCAGTCGCGATGGTGGACGCAAGGACCGCGATCGCGTGGTTGAATCGCCCCGAGATGGACCGGCTTCGCGGGGATCCAGAGTTTCAGAAGCGCTGGTCAAAGATCGCGTCGGATACGCCGTAG
- the kdsA gene encoding 3-deoxy-8-phosphooctulonate synthase, with product MTGRAIRVGPVMVGGTAPLALIAGPCVIESRDHCLRVARRLAAWARAAGVPLIFKASYDKANRTSVHSYRGPGLRKGLEILAEVKQQLGLPILTDVHAVEEVGPVAEVVDVLQIPAFLCRQTDLVVAAARSGRAVNVKKGQFLSPQEIRHVVEKIEWAGNHRILLTERGTTFGYQNLVVDFRSLVWMAQTGYPVVFDATHSVQRPGGAGDRSGGDAALAPALARAAVAVGCAAVFLETHPQPARALSDGANSIPLRLLPKIWRELSAIAAARRNAGRRR from the coding sequence ATGACCGGGCGAGCCATACGGGTCGGGCCGGTGATGGTTGGCGGAACTGCTCCGCTGGCGCTGATTGCCGGCCCGTGTGTTATTGAGAGCCGTGATCACTGCCTACGGGTGGCCCGGCGGCTGGCCGCCTGGGCCCGGGCGGCTGGAGTTCCGCTGATCTTCAAGGCCTCCTACGACAAGGCCAACCGCACCTCTGTGCATTCGTATCGCGGTCCCGGCCTGCGAAAAGGTCTCGAAATCCTCGCCGAGGTGAAGCAGCAGCTGGGGTTGCCGATCCTGACAGATGTGCACGCGGTGGAGGAGGTCGGCCCGGTTGCGGAGGTGGTTGACGTTCTGCAGATCCCCGCGTTCTTGTGCCGACAGACCGATCTGGTGGTTGCGGCGGCGCGCTCCGGCCGCGCAGTGAACGTGAAAAAGGGCCAGTTCCTTTCGCCGCAGGAGATCCGGCACGTGGTGGAGAAGATCGAGTGGGCGGGAAATCACCGGATTCTGCTCACCGAGCGCGGGACCACGTTCGGCTATCAGAATCTGGTGGTGGACTTCCGCAGCCTCGTATGGATGGCGCAGACCGGATACCCCGTGGTGTTCGACGCGACGCACAGCGTGCAGCGGCCCGGCGGTGCGGGGGACCGGTCGGGCGGTGACGCAGCGCTGGCGCCCGCGCTCGCGCGCGCGGCGGTGGCGGTGGGGTGTGCCGCGGTCTTCCTCGAAACGCACCCTCAGCCGGCGCGCGCGCTCTCGGACGGCGCGAACTCGATTCCCCTGCGCCTGCTGCCGAAGATCTGGCGCGAGCTGAGCGCGATTGCGGCGGCGCGGCGCAACGCAGGGAGGCGGCGGTGA
- the lptB gene encoding LPS export ABC transporter ATP-binding protein, whose product MTADGVLVQTEGLVKEYRGRRVVDGVDISVRAGEIVGLLGPNGAGKTTTFYMIIGLIAPTAGRVWFEGRDVTRMAMYRRARMGMGYLAQEPSVFRHLTVAENVMAILETLPMSARERQLRLEHLLGDLKISHLASQRAYTLSGGERRRLEITRALVTNPSLMLLDEPFSGVDPLAVYDVQQIIMDLKRRGLGILITDHNVRETLAVVDRAYLICEGRVLREGTSEFLIHDPVSRELYLGPKFSM is encoded by the coding sequence GTGACGGCGGACGGCGTACTGGTGCAGACCGAAGGGTTGGTGAAGGAGTACCGCGGCCGCCGCGTCGTGGACGGCGTGGACATCTCCGTGCGCGCCGGCGAAATCGTCGGGCTGCTCGGGCCGAACGGCGCGGGCAAGACCACGACGTTCTACATGATCATCGGGTTGATCGCGCCGACCGCCGGCCGGGTTTGGTTTGAGGGCCGCGACGTGACGCGGATGGCGATGTACCGCCGGGCGCGGATGGGGATGGGATATCTGGCACAGGAGCCGTCGGTGTTCCGACATCTGACGGTCGCGGAGAACGTGATGGCGATTCTCGAAACGCTGCCGATGTCCGCGCGGGAGCGGCAGCTGCGGCTGGAGCATCTGCTCGGCGACCTGAAGATCAGCCATCTCGCGTCGCAGCGAGCCTACACGCTCAGCGGGGGGGAGCGCCGACGGTTGGAAATCACCCGCGCGCTGGTGACGAACCCGTCGCTGATGTTGTTGGATGAGCCGTTCAGCGGGGTGGATCCGCTGGCGGTGTACGACGTGCAGCAGATCATCATGGATCTGAAGCGGCGCGGGCTGGGGATCCTGATCACCGACCACAACGTCCGGGAAACGCTCGCCGTGGTGGATCGGGCCTATCTGATCTGCGAGGGGCGCGTGCTACGGGAGGGAACCAGCGAGTTTCTGATCCACGATCCGGTGAGCCGGGAGCTGTATTTGGGGCCGAAGTTCAGCATGTGA
- the raiA gene encoding ribosome-associated translation inhibitor RaiA, with the protein MRIHITGRHVEVTEALREHVEHRIRSRLAEFPRLQDAHVVLMVEKHRHIAEVVVHVPHHGPVESRQESADMYASIDAAVDHVAVQVRKWFERRQAHKGHATMADIARRGERGAEDSTP; encoded by the coding sequence ATGAGAATTCACATCACCGGCCGTCATGTCGAGGTGACCGAGGCGCTGCGGGAGCACGTGGAGCACCGGATTCGTTCGCGGCTGGCGGAGTTCCCCCGTCTGCAGGACGCACACGTGGTACTGATGGTGGAGAAACACCGCCACATCGCGGAGGTGGTGGTGCACGTGCCGCACCACGGCCCCGTCGAGTCGCGGCAGGAATCGGCGGACATGTACGCCTCGATCGACGCGGCCGTGGATCACGTGGCGGTGCAAGTGCGCAAGTGGTTTGAGCGCCGCCAGGCGCACAAGGGTCATGCGACCATGGCCGACATCGCTCGACGGGGCGAGCGGGGAGCGGAGGACTCCACGCCGTGA
- the hprK gene encoding HPr(Ser) kinase/phosphatase has product MTVRQFVEGGRRTLELEVFDGEDHLDRVVPEPAINRPGLALAGFLRYFAHRRIQVIGLAELTYLKGLAPEERLRRLTDFFQAEVPCVVFARSIRPPPEVRELAAQHRVPLLRSHLITGRFVQLAAVVIEDLTAPRMRYQGTMVDIMGIGVIIEGPPGVGKSETALSLIARGHSLVADDMVDLRRLGVGEILGTAPDLTRYHMEIRGLGLIHVPSLYGLASVRREKRVDMIVRLERVLDGTEEERTGLEQKTRDVLGVEIPYYRIPVVAGRDISLVVEAAALNFRLRQLGHDAAKELDERIMARLTRERIRSSD; this is encoded by the coding sequence ATGACGGTACGCCAGTTTGTGGAGGGCGGTCGGCGCACGCTCGAGCTGGAAGTGTTCGACGGCGAGGACCACCTCGACCGGGTGGTGCCGGAACCGGCGATCAACCGCCCCGGGCTGGCGCTGGCGGGTTTCCTGCGATATTTCGCCCACCGCCGCATTCAGGTGATCGGACTGGCGGAGCTGACGTATCTCAAGGGCCTGGCGCCGGAGGAACGGCTGCGCCGGCTGACCGATTTTTTCCAGGCAGAGGTGCCCTGCGTTGTCTTTGCGCGCAGCATCCGACCGCCCCCCGAGGTGCGCGAGCTGGCGGCGCAGCACCGTGTGCCGCTGCTGCGCAGCCATCTGATCACCGGCCGGTTCGTGCAGTTGGCGGCGGTGGTGATCGAGGACCTCACCGCCCCCCGCATGCGCTACCAGGGCACGATGGTGGACATCATGGGCATCGGCGTGATCATCGAAGGGCCCCCGGGCGTCGGCAAGAGTGAGACCGCTCTGAGCCTCATCGCGCGCGGCCACAGCCTGGTCGCCGACGACATGGTGGACCTGCGGCGGCTGGGCGTCGGCGAGATTCTCGGCACCGCACCCGACCTGACACGCTATCACATGGAAATCCGCGGCCTGGGCCTGATCCACGTGCCGAGTCTGTACGGATTGGCCTCGGTGCGACGCGAAAAACGCGTGGACATGATCGTGCGGCTCGAACGCGTGCTGGACGGCACGGAGGAGGAACGCACCGGCCTGGAACAGAAAACCCGCGATGTGCTTGGCGTCGAAATTCCGTATTATCGTATTCCGGTGGTCGCCGGGCGCGACATCAGCCTGGTCGTCGAGGCGGCGGCGCTGAACTTCCGGCTCCGGCAGCTCGGCCATGACGCCGCAAAGGAACTGGATGAACGGATCATGGCGCGCCTGACGCGCGAGAGGATTCGCAGCAGTGACTGA
- a CDS encoding HPr family phosphocarrier protein, which translates to MTDTPSSPQDSVSREVVVRNRYGIHARPAALLAKTASAYAADIYLAKDGAEVSAKSVMGVLTLEGCPGSKIRISARGPDAAEAVDALAKLFELKFFEDREPEGGGTDGRVGG; encoded by the coding sequence GTGACTGACACTCCGAGCTCACCGCAGGATTCGGTGTCCCGCGAGGTGGTGGTTCGCAACCGCTACGGCATCCACGCGCGGCCCGCCGCGCTGCTGGCGAAAACCGCCTCCGCGTACGCGGCCGACATCTACCTGGCAAAGGATGGCGCGGAGGTCTCCGCAAAAAGCGTGATGGGTGTGCTCACGCTGGAGGGCTGCCCCGGCTCGAAAATCCGCATCTCCGCCCGCGGCCCGGATGCGGCGGAGGCGGTGGACGCGCTCGCAAAGTTGTTCGAACTGAAGTTCTTCGAAGACCGGGAGCCGGAGGGCGGCGGGACGGATGGCAGAGTCGGCGGGTGA
- the ptsP gene encoding phosphoenolpyruvate--protein phosphotransferase: MAESAGEVELHGVGVSPGVVIGPAFLLTPADVHVVERAISADEVPREIVRLEEALITTRGQLRDIQRRVERALDRHSASIFDAHLLVVDDRAFIEEVIRGVQSRHVNVEAVLHEVAQRYADTLSQMDDEYLRERAADVRDVARRILMNLAGHPLSDLSGLTEPCVIVAPDLSPSDTATMSRERVLALITDLGSPTSHTAIMARAFEIPAVVGLRNASQRISNGDALLVDGQVGRVIVRPSAATRERYSRIARARETVRDRLETLRDLPARTRDGYEVVLSANIELPRDVDAALRHGARGIGLFRSEFLYLSRPTLPDEFEQARAYEEVARRVAPAPVIIRTLDIGGDKFASSIQMPNEVNPYLGWRAIRFCLAQPELFRTQLRGILRASAAGNVKIMYPMISNVEEVIQANALLEQAKQELAADGVEFDRDIEVGIMIEVPSAALVAAQLAARVRFFSIGTNDLIQYTLAVDRVNAQVTYLYEPTHPAILRLLQQTIEAARATGIWTGVCGEMGGQATLAPLLVGLGVDELSMSPAVIPLVKAVIRSVSYSECESLAARALELERGSDVLALCRTLTEQRCPEIVEYLG; the protein is encoded by the coding sequence ATGGCAGAGTCGGCGGGTGAAGTGGAGCTGCACGGCGTTGGCGTTTCGCCCGGCGTCGTGATCGGCCCGGCGTTTTTGCTGACGCCGGCCGACGTGCACGTTGTCGAGCGAGCGATCAGCGCCGACGAGGTGCCCCGCGAAATCGTCCGCCTCGAGGAGGCGCTGATCACGACCCGCGGCCAGCTGCGCGACATCCAGCGCCGCGTCGAACGGGCGCTCGACCGCCACAGCGCCAGCATTTTCGACGCGCATCTGCTGGTGGTGGACGATCGAGCGTTCATCGAGGAGGTCATCCGGGGTGTGCAGAGCCGGCACGTGAACGTGGAGGCCGTGCTCCACGAGGTCGCACAACGCTACGCGGACACCCTCTCGCAAATGGACGACGAGTACCTCCGCGAACGGGCCGCGGACGTGCGCGACGTCGCGCGCCGGATCTTGATGAACCTCGCCGGCCACCCTCTCTCCGATCTGAGCGGGCTGACCGAGCCTTGCGTGATCGTCGCGCCGGATCTGTCCCCCTCGGACACGGCGACCATGAGCCGCGAGCGGGTGCTGGCGCTGATCACCGACCTGGGCAGTCCCACCTCGCACACCGCGATCATGGCGCGCGCATTTGAGATTCCGGCGGTGGTGGGACTGCGCAACGCCAGCCAGCGCATTTCGAACGGCGATGCGTTGTTGGTCGATGGACAGGTCGGGCGGGTGATCGTACGCCCGTCTGCCGCCACGCGGGAGCGGTATAGCCGCATCGCGCGGGCACGGGAAACTGTGCGGGACCGTCTCGAAACACTCCGCGACCTGCCCGCGCGGACGCGGGACGGCTACGAGGTGGTGCTCTCCGCCAACATCGAGCTGCCACGCGACGTGGATGCAGCGCTTCGGCACGGCGCCCGCGGCATCGGACTGTTCCGCAGCGAGTTTCTCTATCTGTCGCGCCCGACCCTTCCCGACGAGTTCGAGCAGGCCCGCGCCTACGAAGAGGTCGCTCGGCGCGTGGCGCCCGCGCCAGTGATCATCCGCACGCTCGACATCGGCGGAGACAAGTTCGCCTCATCCATTCAGATGCCGAACGAGGTGAACCCCTACCTTGGCTGGCGGGCGATTCGCTTCTGCCTGGCACAACCCGAGCTGTTCCGTACCCAGCTGCGCGGGATTCTCCGGGCCAGCGCCGCCGGCAACGTGAAGATCATGTACCCGATGATCAGCAACGTGGAGGAGGTGATCCAGGCGAATGCGCTGCTCGAACAGGCCAAACAGGAACTGGCAGCGGATGGCGTCGAGTTCGACCGTGACATCGAGGTCGGTATCATGATCGAAGTGCCGTCCGCCGCGCTCGTCGCCGCACAGCTGGCTGCCCGCGTGCGGTTCTTCAGCATCGGCACCAACGACCTGATCCAGTACACGCTGGCGGTGGACCGCGTGAACGCGCAGGTCACCTACCTCTATGAACCCACTCACCCGGCGATACTCCGGCTGCTACAGCAAACCATCGAGGCCGCCCGGGCCACCGGCATCTGGACCGGCGTCTGCGGCGAAATGGGCGGACAGGCCACGCTCGCGCCGCTGCTGGTCGGGCTGGGCGTGGACGAACTCAGCATGAGCCCCGCGGTGATCCCCCTGGTAAAGGCGGTCATCCGCAGCGTCTCGTATTCCGAGTGCGAGTCGCTCGCCGCCCGCGCGCTGGAGCTGGAGCGCGGCTCCGATGTTCTGGCGCTCTGCCGCACGTTGACAGAGCAACGCTGCCCGGAGATAGTGGAGTACTTGGGCTGA
- the metK gene encoding methionine adenosyltransferase produces the protein MRRFVFTSESVTEGHPDKVCDGISDVVLDACLREDPFSRVACEALVKTRLIVIAGEITTSAQVPFVEIARKKVEAIGYTDPSIGFDASSCAVLVALEKQSPDIAQGVDARRAKGKAGGKEQGAGDQGMMFGFACDETPELMPAPIMYAHHLARRLTQARRTRALKFLRPDGKTQVTVRYEEGRPVAIDTVVVSCQHTPDVSLREIREGILEEVIRPSLPAEMLRRNTRYFINPTGRFVVGGPQGDCGVTGRKIIVDTYGGMGRHGGGAFSGKDPSKVDRSAAYMARYIAKNIVAAKLAARCEVQLAYVIGYPDPVSIHVETFGTARVPEERLEEGIRRVFRLKPAEIIEDLQLRRPIYERTSAYGHFGRCSPEDLETFTWERTDRAEAIRAAV, from the coding sequence TTGCGGCGTTTCGTGTTTACCTCTGAATCGGTTACAGAAGGTCATCCCGACAAGGTCTGCGATGGCATATCAGACGTGGTGCTCGATGCCTGCCTGCGGGAGGACCCCTTCAGCCGGGTCGCCTGCGAGGCCCTCGTGAAAACCCGCCTGATCGTGATCGCCGGCGAAATCACCACCTCCGCCCAGGTTCCGTTTGTGGAGATTGCGCGCAAGAAGGTCGAAGCGATCGGTTACACCGACCCTTCCATCGGTTTCGACGCCAGCAGCTGCGCGGTGCTCGTTGCGCTGGAGAAACAGTCGCCGGACATTGCGCAGGGTGTGGACGCCCGTCGCGCGAAGGGCAAGGCCGGCGGCAAAGAACAGGGTGCCGGCGACCAGGGCATGATGTTCGGCTTTGCCTGCGACGAGACCCCGGAGCTGATGCCCGCACCCATCATGTACGCCCACCACCTCGCCCGCCGCCTGACCCAAGCCCGCCGCACCCGTGCGCTCAAGTTCCTTCGGCCGGACGGGAAGACCCAGGTGACGGTGCGCTACGAAGAGGGGCGGCCGGTCGCCATTGATACGGTCGTGGTGTCGTGCCAGCACACACCGGACGTTTCGCTGCGCGAAATTCGCGAGGGCATTCTCGAAGAAGTGATCCGGCCCTCCCTGCCTGCGGAGATGCTGCGCAGGAACACTCGCTACTTCATCAATCCGACCGGCCGGTTCGTTGTAGGCGGCCCTCAGGGAGACTGCGGGGTCACCGGCCGCAAGATCATCGTGGACACATACGGCGGCATGGGCCGTCACGGAGGAGGCGCGTTCTCCGGCAAGGACCCCTCCAAGGTGGATCGCAGCGCGGCGTATATGGCGCGGTACATCGCGAAGAACATCGTCGCGGCAAAGCTGGCTGCCCGCTGCGAGGTGCAACTGGCGTATGTGATCGGCTATCCCGATCCGGTTTCGATTCACGTGGAGACGTTCGGTACCGCCCGCGTGCCCGAAGAGCGGCTCGAAGAGGGGATTCGCCGTGTCTTCCGGCTGAAACCGGCCGAAATCATTGAGGACTTGCAGCTGCGGCGACCGATTTACGAGCGGACGTCCGCCTACGGCCATTTCGGCCGCTGTTCCCCCGAAGATCTCGAGACGTTCACATGGGAGCGCACCGACCGCGCCGAGGCGATTCGCGCGGCGGTCTGA